In Misgurnus anguillicaudatus unplaced genomic scaffold, ASM2758022v2 HiC_scaffold_31, whole genome shotgun sequence, a single window of DNA contains:
- the LOC129453010 gene encoding uncharacterized protein, producing the protein MEKMNDVIFFCLCLWSLSGVFGEFVSVTEGDPVTLSVSLTESQREDRISWKFTSQEINAAEIIIAETKDKGNDVRFYKDRADGRFKDRLKLNKHTGSLIITNTNITHTGLYKVNTIRTSTHLKTINLTIYAHLPVAVISRVSSQCSSSSSNCSLLCSVLNVRDVSLSWYKGNSLLSIISVSDLNIRLSLPLEVEYQDTNTYRCVLNNTITNQTQHLNITQLCQTCSDKIFCCRSFTEAVIRLVVSVLVGVAAVGFVVYDIRSRRDEEKRMRSDKLH; encoded by the exons gtgtgtttggtgagtTTGTGTCAGTGACTGAAGGAGATCCAGTGACTTTATCTGTCAGTCTCACTGAATCACAGAGAGAGGACAGAATCTCCTGGAAGTTTACATCTCAAGAAATAAACGCAGCAGAAATTATCATAGCTGAAACAAAAGACAAGGGAAATGATGTCCGTTTCTACAAAGATAGAGCTGATGGAAGATTCAAAGACagactgaagttaaacaaacatactgGATCTCTGATCATCACAAACACCAACATCACACACACTGGACTTTATAAAGTGAACACAATCCGCACAAGTACCCATCTCAAAACAATCAATCTTACTATCTATG ctcaTCTGCCCGTTGCTGTCATCAGCAGAGTTTCTTCACAatgttcatcatcatcatcaaattgttcattattgtgttcagtgttgaatgtgagagatgtgagtctgtcctggtacaaaggaaacagtttattgtccatcatcagtgtgtctgatctcaacatcagactctctctacctctggaggttgaatatcaggatacaaacacatacagatgtgtactcaacaataccatcacaaaccaaactcaacatctcaacatcacTCAACTCTGTCAGACGTGTTCAG ATAAGATCTTCTGCTGTCGTAGTTTTACTGAAGCTGTGATCCGATTGGTCGTCTCTGTTCTGGTGGGCGTGGCTGCTGTTGGTTTTGTGGTTTATGACATCAGATCCAGAAGAGATGAAGAGAAGAGGATGAGATCAGATAAACTCCACTAA